The Chitinispirillales bacterium ANBcel5 genome window below encodes:
- a CDS encoding sugar transferase has translation MDVVKKKNRDYEKNKEHHFSETLVPGFIDEKQFRTMLIFERKRTERSHKPVLLILLDVSKLYEFKDIRFTEMLKVKRVIQALIEFTRDVDIRGWYTHGTVIGILCTEFDGISRDSLCQKVKIVAEGALGTGDASKLAVTCHCFPEVDQQGNAMDQQDTIFYPENDTSTSNTYLLFKRGIDIAGSFLGLLLFSPLFVIIALLIKLDSRGPVFFKQKRAGYRGKPFTLLKFRSMHVNCDESTHREYVQKLIKGSVDSESSGSVYKITSDPRITRMGKILRKTSLDELPQFINVLIGDMSLVGPRPAIPYEIEQYDIWHRRRVQESKPGITGVWQVEGRSQTTFDGMVRMDLNYCRTRSLMVDLKLIMKTPVALLTTKGAY, from the coding sequence ATGGATGTGGTTAAAAAGAAAAACAGAGACTATGAAAAAAATAAAGAGCACCATTTTTCAGAAACGTTAGTTCCGGGCTTTATAGACGAAAAACAGTTTCGTACAATGCTGATTTTTGAGCGCAAGAGAACGGAACGATCACACAAACCGGTACTGCTCATACTGTTGGATGTTTCTAAACTGTACGAGTTTAAAGATATACGGTTTACTGAGATGCTTAAGGTAAAAAGAGTGATTCAGGCCCTTATTGAGTTTACCCGTGATGTTGATATCAGGGGATGGTACACCCATGGAACGGTTATCGGCATTCTCTGTACTGAGTTTGATGGTATAAGTCGTGATTCATTATGCCAAAAAGTAAAGATTGTTGCTGAAGGAGCACTGGGAACCGGGGATGCTTCAAAGCTTGCTGTAACCTGTCATTGTTTCCCTGAAGTAGATCAGCAGGGAAACGCTATGGACCAGCAGGATACCATCTTTTATCCCGAAAATGATACCAGTACATCCAATACCTATCTTCTCTTTAAGCGGGGTATCGATATAGCGGGATCTTTTTTGGGGCTTTTACTATTCTCGCCACTCTTTGTTATCATTGCTTTGTTAATTAAACTGGATTCCAGGGGACCGGTATTTTTTAAACAGAAACGAGCGGGATACCGGGGTAAACCATTCACCCTTCTTAAGTTTAGATCGATGCACGTTAACTGTGATGAATCGACACACCGGGAGTATGTACAGAAGCTTATTAAGGGTAGTGTGGACAGTGAGAGTAGTGGTTCGGTGTATAAGATCACCAGTGATCCGCGTATAACCCGAATGGGGAAGATCTTACGTAAGACAAGTCTGGATGAGCTGCCTCAGTTTATAAATGTGTTAATCGGAGATATGTCCCTTGTGGGTCCGCGTCCTGCGATTCCATATGAGATAGAACAGTACGATATATGGCACAGAAGAAGAGTGCAGGAGAGTAAGCCGGGGATAACCGGGGTTTGGCAGGTAGAGGGAAGAAGCCAGACAACTTTCGATGGTATGGTGCGAATGGATTTAAACTACTGTCGAACACGTTCCCTTATGGTTGATCTTAAGCTGATAATGAAAACACCAGTGGCGCTCTTAACGACAAAAGGGGCTTATTGA
- a CDS encoding Gfo/Idh/MocA family oxidoreductase: MLNIGVIGYGYWGPNIVRNLNAIEGARVVAVCDRDQGALKRLSGAYKQLKICSQSDEILNDTTIDIVAVVTPVCTHFELAKKALENGKHVFVEKPFTSSSAQAVELIELAEKKNLKIMVDHTFIFTGAVRKIKDLLAQGELGDIYYYDSVRVNLGLFQHDVNVVWDLAPHDFSIMRYLINEKPLALSAWGRSHINKLEDIAYVTVHFGSSKLAHFSLNWLSPVKVRTTLIGGEKKMLVWNDVNPDEKIKIYDKGVEVKNAQGIYDLLVSYRSGDMWAPKVQQTEALKLECQHFIQCIEQDSTPLNDGVVGLEVVQMLEACNESIKNGGRMVQIGSDVLSVTG, from the coding sequence ATGTTAAATATTGGTGTAATAGGATATGGGTATTGGGGGCCAAATATTGTAAGGAATTTAAATGCTATTGAGGGGGCGCGTGTGGTGGCAGTCTGTGACAGGGATCAGGGTGCTTTAAAACGCCTCTCGGGAGCATATAAACAGTTAAAAATCTGCAGTCAAAGTGATGAGATACTTAACGATACCACTATAGATATAGTAGCGGTGGTTACTCCGGTCTGCACCCATTTTGAGTTGGCAAAAAAGGCTCTTGAAAATGGAAAACATGTATTTGTGGAAAAGCCTTTTACTTCCAGTTCTGCACAGGCTGTGGAGCTCATTGAGCTTGCGGAGAAAAAGAATTTAAAAATCATGGTAGATCATACCTTTATTTTTACCGGTGCTGTTAGAAAGATAAAAGATCTTTTGGCACAGGGGGAGTTAGGGGATATCTATTATTATGATTCTGTGCGGGTTAATCTGGGTTTGTTTCAACATGATGTAAATGTGGTGTGGGATCTTGCTCCTCATGATTTTTCGATCATGCGGTATCTGATTAACGAAAAACCGCTGGCACTTAGTGCCTGGGGACGTTCCCACATAAACAAACTGGAAGATATAGCGTATGTAACAGTTCACTTTGGGAGCAGTAAGCTTGCCCATTTTAGTCTTAACTGGCTCTCACCTGTGAAAGTAAGAACGACCCTTATTGGGGGAGAAAAGAAGATGTTGGTGTGGAATGATGTTAACCCTGATGAAAAGATAAAGATATATGATAAGGGAGTAGAGGTCAAAAATGCCCAGGGAATTTATGATCTGCTTGTTAGTTATCGAAGTGGGGATATGTGGGCTCCCAAAGTCCAACAGACCGAAGCATTAAAGCTTGAATGTCAACATTTTATTCAGTGTATTGAACAAGATTCAACACCACTTAATGATGGGGTTGTTGGTCTTGAGGTGGTACAGATGCTTGAAGCATGTAATGAATCAATTAAAAATGGCGGAAGAATGGTGCAGATTGGTTCTGATGTTTTGTCGGTAACGGGGTAA